The Microterricola viridarii genome segment CGGCAGGGAGTCAGTCACCCCTCCAGCGTAACTGGGCGCGTAACACTGGCCGTTCTCGGCGGATCTCGCCTAGCGTTTTCACCATGAGCAGCGACGAACAGCATGACGCACCGACCCCTCAGATCACCGAGAGCGGCGGAAAGCGCGTGCTGCACGTCGACCCGGTCGGCGCGCCCATCGTCGGCCCGGAGGACACCTCAGACCTCGTCGGCAACGCCTGGATCGAGAATGTGGAACTGATCGCACTGCCGGTCTCCCGGCTCGACCCGGAGTTCTTCCGGCTGGCATCCGGGCAGGCCGGGGCTCTCCTGCAGAAGGTCGTGAACTACCAGCTCCGCCTGGCCGTCATCGGCGACATCAGCACGCATCTGGCCGCCAGCGGGGCGCTGCGTGACTTCGTCTGGGAGTCCAACCGCGGCGAGCACATCTGGTTCTTCGCGGAGGTGGCGGAGTTGGAGCGGAAGCTTGAGGAACGGCAGGCGGTGCTCGATGCTGCGCTGGCTGCCCAGCACCGGGCCGCGACCGCGGGCCCCCTGGCATAGCGGGGCTGCCGCGGGGAAGACGCTGAGAGATCCAGTGCGATCCGGTTCGGATCGAGGGAACTCCTGCGAGACTATGACCACTCCAGAGGATCACGAGGTGGATCATGAAGAAGGACATGCAGAAGCAGATGCAGAAGCAGCGCTGGGCGGACATGAGCACTGGCCGGCGCGCCGGAGCCATCATTGCCGGGGCTGTGCAGATCGCGCTGGCGGTCACCGCATGGGTTGACCTGGCCAAACGCCCGGCCGAGCGGGTCAACGGGCCCAAGGGGCTCTGGGCCGGCATCATCGCAATCAACTTCATCGGCCCGATTTCCTACTTCGTGGGCGGGCGCCGCTCCTCCGACTGAGTTCTCGACTGCGGATGTCGGAGGGCCCCGGTATTCTGCCGCCATGGATATCGTTCTAGTTCCCGGTTTCTGGTTGGACGCGAGCTCGTGGGATGCGGTGACACCGCCGCTGGTCGCGGCCGGACACCGCGTGCATCCGCTCACCCTGCCCGGGTTGGAGTCGGTCGATGCCTCACGTTCCGGCATCGGCCTGCGCGAGCACATCGACGCGGTCGTCGCCGTGGTCGACAGCCTCGAAGGCCCGGTCGTGCTGGTCGGTCATTCGGGCGGCGGCGCCATCATCTACGGCGTGACGGATGCCCGACCCAACCGCATCGCGCGCGCGATCTATGTCGATTCCGGGCCGCTCGGCGAGGGCGAGTCGATCAACGACGAGCTGCCGGCCGACGGTGACGACGTGCCGCTGCCCGCGTGGGAGTTGTTCGAGGACGCAGACCTCATTGACCTGGACGAGGGTCTCCGTGCCGCGTTCCGGGCCCGGGCGATCCCGGAGCCACGCGGCGTCGCGCAAGACGCCATGCAACTGCACGACGAGCGCCGCTTGGCGGTGCCGACGACGATCATCGCCTGTGAGTTCACTGCCGCCCAGGTCACCGAGTGGCTGGCCGCCGGCGCGCCCTTCTTGGCCGAGCTGGCCCGGGTGGGCGACGCCGAGTACGTCGACCTGCCGACCGGGCACTGGCCGCAGTTCACGAAGCCGGCCGAGCTGGCGGCCGCGATCCTCGCAGCGGTCGACCGGGGCTAGCGGTCCCGGCCAGCGCCTTCCTCGACCCGAGTGCGCCGTTAGCGCAGCACTCGCGTTGCCCCGCACGAAAAGTGCACTCTCGCCGCACCTGGGCAGATACCCGGTGCGGCGAGAGTGCAGAGGCCGCGGGCCCGCTGT includes the following:
- a CDS encoding DUF4180 domain-containing protein; this encodes MSSDEQHDAPTPQITESGGKRVLHVDPVGAPIVGPEDTSDLVGNAWIENVELIALPVSRLDPEFFRLASGQAGALLQKVVNYQLRLAVIGDISTHLAASGALRDFVWESNRGEHIWFFAEVAELERKLEERQAVLDAALAAQHRAATAGPLA
- a CDS encoding alpha/beta fold hydrolase, giving the protein MDIVLVPGFWLDASSWDAVTPPLVAAGHRVHPLTLPGLESVDASRSGIGLREHIDAVVAVVDSLEGPVVLVGHSGGGAIIYGVTDARPNRIARAIYVDSGPLGEGESINDELPADGDDVPLPAWELFEDADLIDLDEGLRAAFRARAIPEPRGVAQDAMQLHDERRLAVPTTIIACEFTAAQVTEWLAAGAPFLAELARVGDAEYVDLPTGHWPQFTKPAELAAAILAAVDRG
- a CDS encoding PLD nuclease N-terminal domain-containing protein; its protein translation is MKKDMQKQMQKQRWADMSTGRRAGAIIAGAVQIALAVTAWVDLAKRPAERVNGPKGLWAGIIAINFIGPISYFVGGRRSSD